Sequence from the Pecten maximus chromosome 8, xPecMax1.1, whole genome shotgun sequence genome:
atTTGTCTATCAGTCTGTAAATCATCTTGTTGATACAGCTTTCATCtaaatttttatttgtttattcatttctCACTAACTTTTTCCATAGAAAAGCTTTACTTTggtgttttgttatttttgtacaaataatTGTTGTGAAGGATTTGAAATTGACTCTCCTGGCATATAAACACGTAAATGAAGTTCACttgaaatataagtgatttgaAGTATCCATGCAAATCTATGTTTTGTTGTGACAAGTTTGCCCTCCATTTGGCGATATTGAGTTAATCTGCATGCCAGTACTTTCTGTTGCTGGTTAAAGATCTATGGGTGTATTGTATATCACACGGAGTCATTGTGTCTTTCAGAGAAAGCGTGAATCAGCAACTTCCTCCCTCCACAGTCTGCGATTGTGGCTTCTAGAGCGACTCATCTCCATCCTGCCCGACAGTGGTACTTCAATGTCCGAGTCCAGTGTCATCCAGGCCAGTGCTTTTGTCCGTCTGTATTGTGCATTGAAGGGCATGGCCACACTCAGGTATATAAAAAGAAGCTCTTTACACTAGACCGAGATGTTTCAGAAATATGGctttcaaataattattataCCCTTGCAAATATGGAATCAGAAAGTCTGTCTGTTCATCCAAATATAACTGGATATTAGATTTATAGAATTTCTCTAATTTACAACGATTACaaaaactattatatatataacttacctggtatGCTATGATTATTCTCCTTAGCCCAGATGTAGAAAAAATGGACCCTGGTTTTTTTATTCGTTACAAACATCGGCGTTGGGTTTGGACGTTTGCTTGCCCGCCATGTTTCCGCTCAAGATGGATAATATAGTACATGTAGTGCCATGCTTATATTTAAAAGAGTTTCTGCACATGTTACACACTACTGATTTCTCATTTTTGTTGTCGGGTTCTGGTTCTCCTCAACCGATGGGCCATATCCAatgaaacttaacacaaatattaGATGTGCATgtcactttatttttctcaaaattatggttgctatgcCAACTGGTCCCTATATTACTGAGTTATCGTAGTTAGCCtgtaattaacagttccaattcaccattgactcatgcagattgcgggggtattggtcagccatcctggcgacagttctagttggaAATAATGACAACTTTAACATATGccttgtacatttgtatttgccACCATTGTATAAGTCACAGTCAGCTAGCCACTTGATCATTACGAACCGAAAACCGAACCGACGCTGTTGGACCGTGGTTCATCAGTTTTTAACGGAACCGTCGCGCCCCTAGTATGTAGGGGATCTTTAAAATTCTACATCACCAACGATGTAAACACTTCAATCTATTCTTCATTAGGTTCTCGGAGGAGGAGATGAAATTGTTATTGCGTCTGGTGACATCACGACCCCCACTTACTCCCGCTGGAGCCAGATTTGTCTCCCTTGGTCTGTGTATGTTGATAGCATGCCCATACCTACTAGGGTAAGTTTGAAACACACATTTCAAAACAAGACAGGTTTGTCTCATGGTTTGTAAATGCTGAAAGCGGCCATTCTCATATTTGCTGTCCAAACGGTAAGACAACTTTTCCCAGAGCTGTACATTTAAGAACTGGGGACTGCCCAAGTGATTTCTATTTGAATTTCTGGCAAGTCTTGAAGGAGTCTTTCATGTCCTTTTAATAACCGATGATTCGTCAAGATTGATGCCCAATATGTTAAGTTAAAAAAATTGACTAACTGCTTTCTTCGCAAAAAGCGAATAAGCCTACAGAGAGTTCAGATTGATCTGCATTGGACTGTGCCTGCATTAACAGGTgttcatttcataaaaaaacaagGAAATTTGGACAGATTTTCTCTATATCAAGTGATAAATATAGAAGCGAAAGTTTGTATGTTAGAGagttaaaggggcattccttcgttcggacatcaaaAATGGGCAaaattttgattgataaaatgaaaaatatgagtGTATGTGCCTACCAGTAATGAAAGTAATGCCGAAATGTACAGAAGAATGACGTTTCTTACAAAATGCTGtctgtctttgcggtaattagtgatacttcgggtcgaattagAACTTTAACTACTtgaaaaatacacatttcccattaaatttcattttggcgacatacactttattcaaacgaagatATGTCCctttaaggtcaaggtcaatacTTGTATAGACATTTTCCATTTTCTAACCTTAAAATCACAATCCTACATTAGAGTTCTCCTTATCAATGATCTCATGTGTGCTGGATTTATCACCTTGCAGAAGCCACGACCAGGAAAAGCAAGCCATTGAATGGATTAGATGGTTGATGGGGGCGGAGAAAGAATTTGAAATGTATGTACATCCTAAACAGAATGTCCATGTTGGCGATACTGCCATCGTTATTTGAATCAAAATTTATATTCTTGTGACATATGAGTTACaagaaatttcagttaattgatttttattggACCTCTTACAATTCCAAAACTGAATCtgaaaaaatgaattgaaataagGATTTTTGAGACGCTGACATATAACTGAACTTACATTATTAATGATAGAATTCACCTTTAGTTTCAAAATAAACTTCAGACCTCATATAAAAATACTTGTAACAACTAAAAGATGTTtattagggctattccattagtttatctacctgaccccaggactccacaataaatcacttctatacaTGATTGAATTGCCTTCCTCTTACTtctgtgtaatttattaaataaattctatggGTGGTACCCCTTtaccaaacctggagtcctggagtggggtagatgttttactagAATAGCCCTTAGATTGTTCCTGACTACTCCTCATGTCTACAATGCtaacaaaatgaaattgttaaaaaaatagaaatatcaaaaactgaaaattagaaataaacaaaatttacagaTAAATTAAACTAATACCTGTTTACACTTAACCTGTTAAATGATGAATGTGACaatatttaatgttgaaaaatgtCTTCAAATGGAGTTTGTAAACAATCGGGAAGCATTATCATTGTGATATCTTTTATTTCAAGGGAGGGAACTCATGATTGTTCCTTTGGTGAGATGCTCTTTCTTATTGCTATACACTTCCACAATAATGCCACCCCAGCTATCGCCGATCTGGTGTGTAATACCCTGGGAATGAAGGTGAGATTAATCTTCTATTTTTAGAActcaaatcaattaaaacatgattagaataaaaacaaaacatttcaaattacaaaataattgcAAGGACAgatatttaaaagttttaaaggTTTAATGAGTGGTAaaagcaaattttgaaaaattcaaCCTTTTCTTggatatttgaatttttttctttaatgtttttgcagctttaaaatgttcattatgTATTTCTGAAACATAGCATTTCTGAGCAACTGTAATATACACATAAGTTGTGCATGCTTTGCTTTTTAAGCTATTCATATCTTTTTCTGGTACCAAATGcctttttaattcaatttttcaatacggaaaaaataaataatttctatCAAAAGGAATCAGGAATATATATGTTGCGTAAACTTTATTATGTTGATAGATATTGGATGATTTTGTTTCTTCATCAGAGTGCAGTGAAAGCCAATGCCTTGGCCAGAATGAGACAGATATTCACACAAGAAATTTTCACAGAACAGGTGACTAAAATTTAGatatgagttacctcccttataaaACGATCAATttgggttacctcccttacttTCATAGAACTTGGTAACCTCCTTTACTATAATGGATCAAGATTACCTATCTTACTTTGAGTGAAAATCTGGGTTACCTCCCTTGCATTGAGGGATCTGGGTTACCTCCGTTACTTTATTGGGTCTTGATTACCTCCTGTACTTTGAGGAATcttggttatctcccttacattgAGGGTTCTGGATGAACTCCCTTACTTGAATAGATCTTGGTTGCCTCCCTTTCTTAAATGTATCTTGGTTACCTCCCCTACTTGAACGGATCTTGGTTACCTCCCCTACTTCAAGGGATCtggattacctccctttttGAAAGGATCTGGATAACATCCTGTAACTTGAGAGATCTGGGTTACCTCCTTTATTTCAACGGATcagggttacctcccttacttGAATGCATCTGGATAACCTCCTATACTGTCTTTGAGGGATCTGGGTTTCTTCCCTTACTTGAATGGATCTGGATTACCTTCCTTACTTGAATGGATCTGGATTACCTCCTGTACTTTGAGGGATctgggttacctcccttacttTAAGGGATCTGGATTAACACCCTTGTAATGAAGTGTCCTTGTTATGTCTCTACAGGTGATAACATCCCATGCTGTGAAGGTTCCCGTCACCACAAACCTTAATGCCAACATGACAGGCTACCTACCCATCAACAGTGTGTACCAACTTCTCCGAAGCCGAGCTTTTTCTAAACACAAGGTCAACATTAAGGTCAGTGTACTGCTGTCGtttattttaatgacattttaataGGTAAATTAATCAGGTCTCGTCTATTTTTTCATGGTGTTTGTTATGGCAATTGTATAGATGTTTGCACAGTAATGATAGACTTTGAATCAATTAAGAATTTTTTAATGTGTTCAAGTGAACTAGTTGTATTGGTAGCATGGCTCTTCTGGATAAAAGGAAATTGCAAACTTCCCTTGCCTAAGTGTATATAAGAAATAATACTACATGTAAGTCAAAATATATAGATCAGTTATTTCGATTCCATGTTTTTGAGAGGGTTAACATTTTAACTCGGCTGTTTAAGAAACAGGAATTTACTGTGTcgaatattgatatatcttaaTAGCTACTGCTGAATTACAATTTATGATAGAAGTCCCTAAAGAAAATCTATCATAAAAGTATATTGTTTCCCGATCCCACAGGATTGGATTTATCGTCAGATACGAGTGAGTGCTTGCCCTCTCCACCCTCTCCTGCCCCTCCTGGTCGAGGTGTATGTCAACTCCATAGTGGTCAAGAGTACAAAAACTGACCACCTCAATGAGCCAATGAATGATGAGGAAGTGCTAGCTATCTATCAGGAATCTGTGTTCCACACAGGAAAGGATAATCTTATGGACACTGACGAGGACGGCGATGGCGGTCGTGGAGGAAGTCTGACGCCCCAGTTATTAATGTTGTATTATATTCTGTTATATGAGGACACTATTCTCAACAGCATGAAAATCATTGGTAATTATAAACTAGTATTAATAGTATATCTTATGTTTAAAATTCTCATTACCTTGATAccaatgaattataaaatatCTTTCTATAGCATTAGGTGATAATTaataggtttgtttgtttgattcattgtttgtttgtttatttgtttgtttgattcAATATTAGAATTCAATTTTCAGGGattttttcttcattatttggaaagaaaaaaacattaatatctTCAAAGtcttattacaatattacattgtatttgaaaatatatcattttagcCTATCTAAGCTTTCTTGTTACTGGGTCAGAAACATTTATTGCGGTAACAGACAAAGTTATTCATTCAtttgttgattttattatttgagtttctgtgtttacatgtttacatgtacCAATGTGTAAATGTTTATCTGTTTATCGGTTTGGCCGTTTACATCTTTACAACAGTTAAGATCACATCAAGACAATATTAACTTTgtgtttaaaagtttttaatatattacatatgatatGATTATAAAGTAGGTGCAAACCTCATGGAAGCAAAGTAGGAAAAATTACATATAATACACATAAAAATTATGATAACCATTATATTACCAAGAATTTTGTtctgtcaaataaaaaacagTTCTGTATTTCTTGAAGATTTGTAATAAGCAAATAATGATATCAAAGAGGCATTCCTTTCGTTCGGACATCAAGCAAGTAATGATATTAAAGAGGCATTCCTTTCGTTCGGACATCaaaaacatgcacaatttctattgatgagatatatgtctgaacgatgattatatgagtgtttgtgcctgCAAGTAATGAAATCAATTctgaaatgtacaggaaaaaggcTTATTGTAGACAAATATCTATTCCTTTGCGTTATAAGTGATACTCTGGgttaaattaagaattttcaggacgTAATACTCCAAGAACTTTGGTTTCTTGGGCATAAAACTGctgtattaatgtaaagataatAACTTTTACAAcatggaaaaaatacatattttccagtaagtttaattatGACAACTTTAACATTCATtaaaacgaaggaatgcccctttaaacaGCATATTATTCCTGTTAATATGAAGGTGGTACAATAAGAGGATTCTACTATCCAGGctgttgttatttatataataattctCATTCTGGTTTGCAGTGTCATCGAACCGAGTGGTCAAATCTTACCCGGACACGTTACTATCACAGATCCCCATCAACTTCCTGTTACAACAGGCCCAAGTACAGCAACATCAGTACGCCGGACTCTTCTCACCTCTTCTCAGGTAAGTCTGAATGTGTGGGCATCAGATTCGCATAGAATTACTAGAGAATGTTTGTGAACTATGTATGCGTTCGTTTTCCACTTTGGTAGAAAGGAAGCTTAATCATGGAAAATTTGATAAATGTtcagaacatgtcgaatatttgggggggggggcgggATGTAATTCAGAGTTCAATGAACAGCATTGATACCCAAAAACTTTCAAGCAAAATGTCAGTATCTTAGTCACTATCAGtgagggaaaaaaaaaatttcttcaGCTTATTTTTGATAGACAAATATaagtgtaacaggagaggagaaaatgtggCGGCCAGACGgggattcgaacccgggacctccaaaTACTAGCCGAATGCTTTtccaattgagctacctggtcaccgatgatcgacccagtccagacgcgttacacacctccctccttttttccaagtcttcacCCTGGAAGACACatgagacccttataccaccaccgtgggtgTTTTAGTTGGGCACCAATTTTGTaccaggagaggagaaaatgtagcggccagaccagGCTTCGAACCCcggacctccaaacactagccggatgctctaccaaaattaattataaCCCATCAAAGATAAGTGCCTTGACAATAGAAAAGACAATGAAATCTGATgagatatgtttgttttttaatgtaaacaGATTACTTGCCACTCACTACCCACATCTGTGTGCTGTGGAAGACTGGCTGCAGGAAATCATGATCCAGGACAAACAACATATGGAGTGGTCTCCCCTTAGTCACACTTCCTGTACTGTGGAATCTCTTAACGCAGGTATGTGATTCGAGTTAAAATTTGTTGACCAGAAATCTGGTGTTCAGCATGTATAACCAGAAATTATAATCAGTTGTGTGTCCATCTCATGATGAAATTCCTGGCGACAGAAAGTTAATTTTAAGAATTTCAATCTTTATTGATCTTTAGTGATTCATACCAGGGGAGGGACATTTTCAGAAGTAAACTGcatatttaagatataatttggtttaaatatgaaattattatatTGGGGAATACTGCCCATCATCGACCCCAAAAAAAACTCCTAAAAAGCCTCAAATATTTAATGAATGATAGAGATTCTATGTCAAATAAATGTAAGATGTAGCACCCCTTGAGCCAGAAATACAGGCCCCAATGGGAGAAATAGAGAGGTAAATGTTTGAAATCACTCTACCAAGATAATTTATATCatgtgaaaagaaaaaaacaagcaTTCCTACAGAAACTACTTAATCATGCAGTCATCACTGATGCATTTTTCACCTTTCATCTCTTACATAaccttttttttcatatttgccTCAACACTTTGtgcaaaaatgtacaaaaaaaattttttaacaCACATaagactatatcatataaattatGAAAGATACATACCCTATTTGCAGCCCTCCAGGAGGTCGAATCTAATCCCACCAATGCAGTGGTACAGCTCCAGGCCCTACTGAGGAAGCCGATAGCCAATTTACTGCCGTTCTCTGATACTCTTGTGGCGAGTTTGCCGGTGTTACTCAGCTCTGGAGTTCCGAGGCGCGTACAAGATATGGTGAAAACTGCCTGGTTTAAACTACACACCATCAGTCCACGCATGTAagtaaaatttataaaattggATGGCCTGTCTACTGTGCACAAGCTACTCTTGCTGAATATGTTTGGTCTTATGTTTGTTCACAGAATAGCTTCCACAGATGAAAACAAGCCAAAATTTTCACCCAgaaagttgtttatatatacaaattagcCACAGTATACCTCTCGGCTAGAGAGATTCTCTCTatagctcgatcggttgagaATAAGACTAGAAAGATAGAGGACCCAGGTTTGATCCCTAGCGAAGGCAGggttttgaatttaattaatcatgcactATTACTCGGGCGCTCATGTAATGGATTCTGGAGTTACACTAAGAATGACTTGTGAAGGCTTTGATGTAATCTCTGGAAACTTGAGAATGAGCTCTTTCCTGGAGGgagagtatgtaaccctggtaaatactagccacaatataccgctctGTAAAAAGAAAACTTCTCTTTCACTCGATcagttgagcgtaagactagtaaatCAAGAGGTCCCAGGTTCAATCCCaagcagaggcagtgatttagaTTTAATGAATCATATACTctgttacattattttatacactagaaagaaattacattttatatgcctGGGGAACCATTCAATGGAAAAAATGGatgattaattgatatattcttCAATTTGAACATAATGTGAAATTTATTAAATTGTGTATGCTACTGGAAAAGATTTTTAGTTTCTTGATCAAACTGAATTGTGGTGGTGTTTGGACCTCAATATTACTCTTATATGTGATACATGCACAGGCTTTGTGATACTATTACTATACTGAGTCCAACATTcaccaaaaaaaaaagcatataTTCCAGGATTCCTTTACTACCAGTTCTTATTCTtaaagttaaacaaaaaaattctagttttttttttttttttttttcaggttacGATTGGCAACAGTTAACGCAATGACATCTATTGATGGAAAATTCAGACGAAATAGATTCACCTACTCCGAGAATGACATAACAGTGGATCCTCTCATTGTTCTGAGATGTAGCCCTAAGGTGTTCAggtaaatagataaacaaataaacatgcCATGATCTATTTGTGATAATCACAATCTGCCTACAGTAATAGCCCCAACCCCATAACAGTTGTTAACAGATGTGATCCAGAGCCGTaacaattataatgtatattgtatttttattaaattctGTGATGCATATCATTACTTTCCAAATATCATGATActgttttgaaaattatgatGTGACACCTAAAAGATTTAATTCTAcaaagttacctcccttgcgCAAAACAAGCATGTTGAACTTAACAGAATGTGGTATGGttggaaaacaaaatgcatTTGCATTGCTTTTCTTATTAAACACTTTTTTcttgttgtttgtttgtaaaaattTAGTCAAAAAAGATTGAAATCATGAGGTCCAGAAGCTCAATATATTTTTTGCTTACTAATACTGGGCAATAGTCCCAACATCAGGTAAAACAACATCTGGGTAttgtttcacaaagcttcgtaacttacagATTTTGCGTAAGCCATATTTAAAAATTACTAAGCGTTTCACAAAAATTTCGTAACTTACAAACATTCGTAAGTTATGCAAAATCCTTGCGTAACTTTACGCCATATCCACTCTGTCATAACTTATGAAAACCATTTAAAATCATATGCAAACATGTtcttttgaacagaaaatgacgtcataatcagCTACAAATAAGCATAAAAGAATGACTATGCTTTGTGAGCGATTGTTTTGAGGCGAAAAGCGAGTTTTAAATGTCAAGGAGGGATGCCGGCAAATGTGATCTTCACTCAATAATACGATTGCTTTGAACAAAATAAAGCTCATAGTCTGCGTACGGGACTCGGGAATAGGAGCGGCATACAATTTTCACCTCAAAAGTTTTGTCCTTTTTTACCTCCAAGTTAGAGAGTGGTAGATTTTTACCGGGAGAAGGTACGATTTTGATGTAAGGTACGAAAATAGTTACGAACACCTTTGTGAAACAGACTTACGAACTTCTTAAGTTTTGTGTaactttttcgtaaatatttacgaatgttcgtaagttacgaagctttgtgaaactATACCCTGATCCATATAACATGCACAACATATAAGACATGCTTGCTGATTTCGTTATGATCTCTTGTTTAAACAAATATCATGATACCAATGTATCGCATCTTAACATTGTAATATGTAGGACATTGTGAGATTTCGTACAGAATTCAGATCTACTAAAAGGCTTAAAACTATCTTATCAAGAACAGTTATATTGCATTTGATATACCACAGATGTCCACCAATTCTGGAAGTCATGCTGCGGGTCCTTGATGCATATGTCCAGGGATGCCGTGTCTACCTACAGAATCACATGACCACAAATCCGATTCTTGACCACGCCAGTCATAACGAGACGGAGCGGCGCGACCTCAAAAATGCACTCATCGCCGCGCAGGAGAGCGCTGTGGTACAGATACTGCTTGAGTGCTGCCTCTCTCTACCAGAGGAACAGGTGGGGtcatttatgtattaaaaactTAGATTTAATTGTACAATCTAGATAATTATGATCAGGCCAAAATAGAAATATTGGTGGTTTTTCATAACCTGCCCGACCTAGAAAAAATGCGCCGACTCAAaaaattttattgtgaaaaataaaacattgtattttaacaatttgATCGTTCTGGATATTTATGCCCGGAAGTTGCTGTGCAGGTTTGAAACTACGTCTCCCAAACCCAAATAGGGTTGATGtatgtttcttttgtttaagaacacaaaataaataatgatttccatattctggtttgttttcacattaaatgttgaaaatctgtttcctgaactgaataaaaaacaatttcggccctacctacctacccatatgtaagaccccctggtcgggttacagccctacctacctacccatatgCAAGACCCACTGGTTGGGTTACAGcaaaccaagatatttttaaGGGTGGCCTCAGCATTGAATTCATACCTCCCACACTGTGACAGGTAGTGAAGATGTTCTGTTTTTTTGTCCATCTTAAAAATATCCGTCAGCCGTATCCTCTTATCTGGATTCACTGTGAAATCTTGCTGGTCACATCAAATCTGAGGCAAATCTGGTAAACATGATGGTAAGGCAAGAAGGAGAAATAAACTGGACCATGattataatatgaaataatttttttttttccttcagAATAAAATTAGGAGCATTTGTgtttgtaattgttttgttaatgaAAAGTCAAAATAGTACTGTCACTTTATTTACACTAAGGAttcatgatagctcagtcggttagaacGCCAGACACATAACTTTAGATGAAGATCCAAGGCACGAGGTTTGACTCTCCCAACCGtgtctcgggaagctgagaaacgggctgGTCTGTGCTGTCCCCTCAGAATAAATTAACTTGTTGTTTTGAACCATGTAT
This genomic interval carries:
- the LOC117332986 gene encoding integrator complex subunit 2-like — protein: MQSSRTPVKPEVFQAMQDVNINVLSRCNERELRPVLPCLVRMALCKPLDESSSWTKSRKEVLKILNGIEVVNSIVALLSIDFNALEQDVIKEQQLRSKFGGSQTESVLISQLQSGPALEFERSDPARRIRLLLSELLFVMSQIKETRAEFYQKQSELFESHAYLEELSDVLCIAQAELPSLLPVVEVSEALLHVPNGSWLLCRLISNAPDSFKEVCASLVGRGERQEEESLGGRRRMELLLSLCAMNPGEAFNIRALCVEHCTMPGLAVSLSLKMSELKKSDTMATTDRTNDMIAFISGLLLGNDIPVRSWFSLYIKAGQKRKRESATSSLHSLRLWLLERLISILPDSGTSMSESSVIQASAFVRLYCALKGMATLRFSEEEMKLLLRLVTSRPPLTPAGARFVSLGLCMLIACPYLLGSHDQEKQAIEWIRWLMGAEKEFEMEGTHDCSFGEMLFLIAIHFHNNATPAIADLVCNTLGMKSAVKANALARMRQIFTQEIFTEQVITSHAVKVPVTTNLNANMTGYLPINSVYQLLRSRAFSKHKVNIKDWIYRQIRVSACPLHPLLPLLVEVYVNSIVVKSTKTDHLNEPMNDEEVLAIYQESVFHTGKDNLMDTDEDGDGGRGGSLTPQLLMLYYILLYEDTILNSMKIIVSSNRVVKSYPDTLLSQIPINFLLQQAQVQQHQYAGLFSPLLRLLATHYPHLCAVEDWLQEIMIQDKQHMEWSPLSHTSCTVESLNAALQEVESNPTNAVVQLQALLRKPIANLLPFSDTLVASLPVLLSSGVPRRVQDMVKTAWFKLHTISPRMLRLATVNAMTSIDGKFRRNRFTYSENDITVDPLIVLRCSPKVFRCPPILEVMLRVLDAYVQGCRVYLQNHMTTNPILDHASHNETERRDLKNALIAAQESAVVQILLECCLSLPEEQEDRGLLNNRREVQCIICPFIHQMFISDPNLAKLVHFQGYSDEILPVAVAGIPSMHICLDFVPELLSQPQIEKQIFAIKMTSHLCCHYALPKSLSVAKLVMNVMFTMIEVLDGQQRAEFLVETVPCLVRVCQAFPPLCEDATTLLGQVGRICISHLTSSSNVLGSELIDPDSKPGPASQSQKDGHQGGLTAQYQKLYKTIQTTFSGLVSKALVTRNIYS